The genomic stretch CACAAGTGGATCCCCTAAGGGTCTGAGTGTGTTTTAATCTCGGCCTGAATTAGGTTCACAcaggcgggggctgggggtgggatgaTGTGAGTGTGTAGTGCACACTTAGGGTCCCTAGCGTGGGCTTAGTTAGTATCCGTGGGAAGCACGCAGGCAGCATTCACGACTAGTTTGATGGGATATTTTTATTGGGTCGCCCCTCCCGGTCCACGCCCCGCGCAGTCCGGACAGGCCAGGCCGGGCACGCGGCCCCCAAAACGGTACGTGTACTTGCGCCCACCGCTCTTGCGCACGATGTCGCGGCGGTAGTAGTAGCGTAGACCTCGGCTCAGTTTCTCGTAGTTCATGCCGGGCTTCCTCTTGCGCTCGCCCCACAGCCGCGCCACCTAGGACAGAGGTCGGGTTGAGTccgagggggcaggagggagccgGGCGGGGCAACGGgcgcgcgggggagggggggcggctcCGGGGCGGCTCCGGACGCGAGTCGGTGCGAGTGACTCCCCGCGGGGCCGCGAGGGTacgagctgggggcggggccggctaCGTCCAGCCCGAGGAGGCTGGGGCGGGACGGGGGCGCGCTGGGAAGCTCCCCCACCTCtctggggtcacacagctggaactCGCGGCTGTTGCCGGTCCAGCGGATGCAGTTGCTACGCTGCCCGTCTCGGAGCAGCTCCAGGAGGAACTGCCACAGCTGAATGGGACCTGCGGAGTGCGGGCAGGTGAACACTCGGGCTTCCCGGCCCCAGGCCGTGTCCCTTCGGTGACCCAGATGGCCGGGCTCCCTCACTATGAAGGTCCAAGGGTCCAGGCCTTCCCAACCCGGGGGCCAGAAGTCCAGATCCCCTCCTCCTTGGGGCCCAGAGAGTCCGGATCCCTCCACATGAGGAACCCAAGAAGCGGCCCCAGGGACCCAGGCAGCCAGGGCCCCATCTCGGAAACGTAGAGGACTTTGGCTGCCGCACCTCGGTGACCCAGGCATCCAGACCCtcccccctctcttcctctcacctAACCCAGGAACCTGGGTTCGGGTCCCTTGCTCCCTATCCGACTACCAGTGTTTcagtcccctcctccccagggacCCACCGTCACCGCCTCCCTCGGGCTGTTAGGTAGCTAAGCTTCGCACCTTCACTGCGGGTCTCCCGGGGCCCGCCCCTCCGCGCCCAGGCCCCGCATCAGTAGAATAGGGTCCCGCGGACCTCTCACCTCGGTGGTTACTTTTGGGGTAACAAGCCAAGGTTACGCGGTCCGACTGCTGGCTGGGTTCGGAGGACGTGGGGAGATCTGAAGTCTGGTACCCCTTTGAAGAGGTGGTGCAGTCCGCCTGCAGCCCCGAGCCCCAGGACGTGGTGCAGTCGGAGCCCGCAGGCCCACCCCACGAAATGGTAGAGTCCGAGCTGGGCCCCCCGGGGAGTTCCTTGCCCCAGTAGGTGGGGCCGTCGAGGCCAATAGAACAGTCCCAGTTGGTGGAGCCGGCCGCCGCCTGGGCGCAGGACCACGGGTGGGTCCCTTCCGCGGAGGTGGCACAGTTCtggcccgcagcccccgcagcccccaccgcccccgtcgcccccgcaggccccgccgcCGCAGCGCAGGGGGCGGGACCCAGGGCCTGGGAGACGCGGCTCCAAGGGTCCGAGCCAGTGCACGCCAGGTCTGTCCAGTCTCCCGACCACGACCACGACCACGGAAGAGCCTGAGGGGCGGGCTCTGTGGGAAGGAACAGGTCCCACGTGAGGGGATCCCAGGCATCCCGGTCCCCGGCGCCCTCAGGGGTTCTTCGAGTCTCAGCCTTGGCACCCTGGGCTCCCGGATCTAGGTGGTGTCACCTGGGGGACACAGGCGTTCCCGTCCTAGCCCTGTTCCCCTCGAAGATCAGGGAACTGACACCTCTAGCCACGGTGCACGACCCCagtcccctcctgcccccgcctCTGCGCACACACTCACCCGCCCCCCACGGAGCTTCTGGGTGCGGTAACGCGGAGCCCCAGTCCGGCGGGGGGAGCCCTGCGAGGGAGAAGAGCGAGCAGAGCTTAGGGAAGGGTGTGAGCAAGGGCTAGAGACGCCCCCTCCACCACTCGGCCAGCAGTCTTTATTGGTCAGGGACTGGGTGGTTAGGCCCAGCCGCTACTCACTGGCACctagaactcaggaccctggCCTCGTCCTCCCAGCCGCAGGGTGGGAGCCGGCAGCCCTCTCCCCGTTCAGCCTCGGGAGGCCCGGCGCGCCCCCTTCTCCCTCCGACCCCGAGCGCAGCCTCACCTTCCTCGGCTCCCTGGAGTCCCGGCCCACAGCCACCTTTCCAGCCGGGCTCCGCTGTCAGCGCGTCCCCTGGGAGCACCAGTTCCGGGAAATAGAAGCCGAGTTCGGCTCCGTCTGCAGGCAAGAGGAGGTTAGGGCCGGGTCGGGGTCACAGGGGCCCCCACCTGTGGACCCTCCGCACACACCGGCGCAGCCCCAGCAGCCTACCCAGCCCTGACAGCCTGTTCCCTGGGGGCACTTCCTGCGGAGACGCTTCATCCCAGTTCCACAAGTCCATGGATGCTCCCTGGGAATGTTCtgggaggcagaagaaagagggCAAGGGGTGAGCTGGTGACACTTAGGGACCCTGGAGTCTGGGCTCCGGCCCTTGCTTCCCTCAggcccaggagtccaggcccccagaTATCCAGTCCCCGGTTCATGGCTCACCTCTGGCGGGTTTCTCTGTCCCCCGGCCAGGGGTCTCAGCCCCATTTCATACCCTGTACCCCCTCCCttgggggcctgggcaggggagaATTTTCCGAGACGTCAGAGCCGGGGGTCGCAGCTGGGTCGAGTTGcagggcctggggcggggccaAGGGCCCACTCcccgcaacacacacacacctcagggGTGGCCGCCTGCCTCCCGGTAGCTACAGCTGTCCTGCTGCAGGGGTGGCTTGGACTTGGACAGGAGCTTGGGGAATAGCGGGCTGTGAGAGACCCGGGGTGCGGAGGCGTGTTTAcggggtgatgggggtggggcagggggtttGGTGGACAGGCTTTCCGTCTTGGGGATTTGATCCTGCGAcatggggggtaggggggagggTCTGGGGTCAGCTGGGCTGCGCCAGGCTTATCTGCAACAGGAAGGGGGATTTCCGGCCAGACCCCAGGTCGGCCAACGTCACAATCTGCAGAGGGACGGAGGGGCGGGATGGGGGACGCCGACCCAGGATCCCCAACCAGGCCGAGTTCTCCCCTTCGAGGGCTTTGCGGAAGTTCTGGGGCTGCTCTTGAGGAGTGTCAATCATGATAACATCAACAATGTAAACAATAACCACAGTAACTCCCATAGCTGACGTTTATTGAGGGCTCATTGTGTGCCATGGGccttcatttaattcttttatgaAGTAGGTACTAGTCTTCATTTTATGAAAGGCGAAATGGAAGCGGACTTCCTTCCACTTCCCTTCATCTCCAGAATCCTTGTCCTTCCATACTATAATAGTTTGAGACAAATGGGGGAAATTGGAGTATGAACTGAACGATATACagaattattcattttcttagatGTGATTATGGTATTATGGTATGAAAGGTATCTCTACAACGAAATGAATTTAGGGGTATTTAGGGGTAAAGTGTTATTTCAAATGATTCAGCACCCCCCCCACATGTCCACATgtgacatatacatacatacatacatacatacaataatTGGGACATAATTATACTAAACAATTATTTGCTGTTTATTAGAACTTGaaatttaactgggtgtcctgtgatgtaggaaagatgttagggtttgaAGCTGATGGCCAAgtaagaattcttgagatgtctttggtgcaaaaaggtggttttattaaagcacagggacaggacctgtgggcagaaagagctgctccGGGgtcattatatactttcaagttgggggGTGGTTAGGGATAGTGTGTAAGTCTCTAAGGagttttggaagcaaggtttccaggaccttgagggggctggcTATTGTTGGAAagaggtcatttattactgtctaatgaAACCTGAGTCACGAGACCCTCCAGATGTATATGCTGGGGGAatgattgccaacatatatcttgcacagtagagataaaggaagtttccaaaggaatttttatatgttaaagtagacttactgGGTCCTAGGAGTTGAGCTAAGATTTCCTTTTACCCTCAGAAAAGGAGGAATGTCAAGGGAGTTGAGTCCCTAgtggaatgtcactctgcctgtttcaaggacttgtcggtgggctgtaggtagtaaggaaatttagtaatttttcttttgcctttgttttccacatcattctgtatttttaaaagattattaatttattttttaaaaagattttatttatttattcatgagagacacacagagagagaagcagagacataggcagagggagaagcaggctcccgggagctggatgtggcactcgatcccaggaccccgggatcacgacctgagccaaaggcagatgctcaaccactgagccacccaagcaccctacttatttattttagagagagagcacacatgcactcacacaaatggggggagaggcaaaggaagaggaagagagaagcaaaatccctgctgagggcagagaccaactgggggctctatctcacgaccctgagataatgacctgagccaaaatcaagagtggaatgcttaaccaactgagccacccaggtggacCTGTCCcctgtttttatttcctaaatctgGTAACCCTAAACCCTGGTAGCTTGGCTTCAGAGCCTATGCTTATACCTACCTATCCTGCTTTATGTATTACGTATTTACCATTAAAAAGAACCTTTTTGATGTGGGCATTTCCAATATTCACCCTGCTTGATCATTAACCACTTGCTgttctgggggtgggagggtgggggtgtgggcaCTGCTCTTCTGTTCCTGTTACATAAGGGAAACTGGGCCTTAAGAGGGAGAACCAGTTACCAGGTCAcagagtgggtgggtggatgggatTGGCCCCAGCATTGGGTGAGCAAAAGAGCCCCCATGCATCACTGCTCTACCATCTAACGCAGGGCCCTGAAGCATATCCTAAACGTGCTGTTCCCGCCGGGCCCCAGGCCTCCTCTCTCTGAGGCTGGCCTTCCTCCTGTCTGTGTGTCAGTCTGTCCATGGCTCTCTGCCCTAGTtggtgtccccagctctgggtctcTGTTGCACCAGGCCTGACTCCAGTGAGTCCTGGTCACCCAGTCGCTCCTGCTAAgtcccagcccctccccatctctctccctacCTCCTTACCTCTCTCCAgttttctccccatctcccttcccATTGTACTGCCTTCACCTGTAGTTCTCACCTCTTCCAtctgtctccctccccatctctccatctctgcttGCTACATCCCTCCAGCTGTCCATCTGGCTCTCAACTCCACCATTGAGCTTTCCTCAGGACttaaatgtacacatttaaaaGCTTCCTTTCTGGACTCATTCCCTCTACCCATCTCTTCCCTTGTTTCAGTGACTGAAGTGAGAAGGGGGTCAGGAGCAGGAAGGGTTAGTGATGTGGGGGTAGGGATTGAGGGTCCTGGTGCTGGCTTGTCTAACCCAGGTGGCAGGGGGCTGAAGGACACTTCCTGTGAGGGAGGGAGGCCCTCGCCCTTCTAACCAGACTGGAAAATGTGACGTCAGAGGGGGAGCTGTAAGGAGGGGAAGGCGGGAATGGGAGAAATTTGACACCCCTCCTGGGCGACCAGATTCCCAGAGGGGTCTTGGCATTGTTTGCTTCCTCCCTCCCATGGCCGCACTCAGCCCAGGGGTCTGCTAGCTCTGCCCCTGGGAgaccctcaccccctccccatgcttgAACCATGCagtcttcctcctctgcctggtccctgccccagcctccttCAGACCTCCGGACCACAGCATGGCCATGTCAGGGCTCTTCCTAATGTGCAAATCTGATGCCAGTCCCCTGCTTGAACTTGCTTCCAGCTTCTCAGGGCTTGCTGCTGCCTCAGGTAAAGTCTAAGCTCTTAGTCTAGTGTTCAAGATCCTGCTTGGACATTTTCTCAGCCAGGCAGGGTCAAGCTTGGGgctgggaagagagaggcaggagagagccacagatgcagagagagagaatagactCAGAGATACACTTGGAGACAAGAAACAAGAGCCCTCACAGAGATACTCGCAGGGAAACAGACACGGAGAGACACTTGGGGGCCCACAGAGACCTATGGCCAGAGAGTTGGCTGGGGTTTGGCAGAGAGGAGACTGGAGCATAGTCTCAGGGATGCAGAGGGTGAGAACTGCAGACACTAGAGACTGACAGGAAGAGCATGGGACAGACTCAGAAGTGGCCAGTTCcctcaggaagccctccctgactccCAGGTCAGCACCCTGGGCTCGGCCATCCCGACCCTGAGCACTCCGTGTGGCAAGGGGCCTCTGTTCTGCCACTGGGCCATGAGCTCTGAGGGAACAGAGGTCAAGACTGTTGCGGTCACCACGTCCCCAGCATGAGCTAGGCCTTTGGGGCATTTGCTGAGAGGATGAAAGCCTGGAAGGCTGTAATCTCCAGAAGGGCAGGGCCCAGAAGGCCCCTTACCTTGGTGCTGAGAACACAGGCTGCGGTCCTAAGACAACTGGACTGTCAGCTTGGTTTTGGCCTTGCTCTAAGCCTCGGCTTCCTCCTCTGTGGAAGAAGCTTCTGGAAGATGTCACAGGCACACAGCAGGGATGGGAAATGCCCGTCTGCATGTTGGTCTAGGTACACTTTTAAACCTTCCCACTATTCACTATTCCCAAGTTGGGGGATGCCAAGCCCTGCTCCCCAAAGAGTGCTTCCAAGCCCAGCCAGGGACAGAAATAACGTAAATTTATTGAAACTGGTTTTGGGGAGGTGGTGAGTGGATTTTTGAGGATCTTCCAAAGAGAACGGGGAGAAGAGCCAGCGCCCGGCCAGGAGGGAGCGGGTGCCCGGCCACAGACCCTATCTCAGGCCcagtttcttcttctccttctgcttcttgcGTACCACGTCCAGGTTCCGGTCCTTCCACATACTCTTGCGCAGCTTGATGGGGCGCGAGCCCACATACTTCCCTGTGGGAAGGGAGGGCTCAGGGTCAGGCTTGGGGTCAGGCTCAGGCCAGATGCCAGTCACACCCACTGCCCCTAAGAGAGGTCTCACCCACCATTCATCTCACGCATGGCGCGCACGTAGTCGCTGGGATCCTTAAAGCTGACAAAGCCATAGCCCTTGGTCTTGCCCGTGCGCTTGTCTCGGATCACCTTAGCCTTAAGGAAGGATGGGAAGCGGCTGAAGGCTCGTGCCAAGATGTCATCATTCACTTCATTGCCCAAGTCCCCACAGAAGATCCGGAAGTCATCTGGTTTGGGGGAGAGGAGGTCAGAAGATGCAGATGCCTGGCTCTGTGTCTGCCTTATTTAAATGAACCCCCTTCTCTGGAAGCATCCCCCAAGCCCTCCTCCCTCTGTAGCCCCAGCAGCCTCTGCCTGGGCCCTCTCAGTAATCATAGCCAACATCTGTTTGGCATTTACCCTGCTAGACTCTTTTGCTAAGTACTGGCGAAGTTTTAACACATCTGGCACTCCCAACAACCTTTTTAcaccgaggctcagagaagtcacgTTACTTTCCCACAGTTACTCAACCAGgtagtggcagagctaggatagGAAGTCAGGCAACTGGCTCCGGAGTCCTCACTTTTAACTACCTGtactgcctctccccaccccagggccaTTTCATACCCATTCTCATGGTGAAGGCTCTAACTCTGTCTTAGCCCTGGCTGTTCCTCTGAGCCCCCAGCATCCCTTGGCTTCCTGGACTTCTCCCCCAGGATATCCCCTAGGTGCTGACACCCATTTACTTTCTCTGCAAAACCCACTCTGATTCTCCTTTGAGTCTGAAACATAAACACACTGATCCTCCTCCAAGGCTGACCTCAGCTGCCATTCCTGAGCATATCCCCTGAGCTGGGCCTGAGCCAGACCAAACATACTCAAGCCCAAAGCATCCCTTCCCTAACAAGGCacatactattattatccccttCTTGGAGTGAGAAAGGGAAGCTAGAAAGGCtaagtggcttgcccaagatcacagaatTAGGGTCTACAGCCTGCACTGACCACATCTAGGCTGACACTGCCATGCCCTGGCCTGGGGCAAGTAGACAATTCCCAAAAGAGGCAGAAGGCAAGGACTCAGATGGGAGGCAGCTCCGTTTCTTCAGCTAGCACTGTGGCTGCTCCACAGTTTCTATGGTGATTAAGGACACTCTGAGAACAAGTTAGCTTGCCCTATGGGGAAATCATCTAATAAACTCAGAGGTAGGGCCCTTTTAGAAAACAACTGGGCTGGATGGACATTTCAAAAAACTGTTACACACTAGACAAAGTGGTAGGAGGGAGACCGTTCTCACTAAGAGATATCTAAAGCAGAAAACTGTACACATCCTGATTCATAAGAAAAGATCGTTATAACAGATGATTCAGGGACAACTGGGGAAATTTAAACACAAAGGGAATATGAGATACCATagatttctcattcattttcctAGAATGTTGATGGTATTACGATATAAAAAGAGAATCACTTTTCTTAGGAGATGAGTGCTGAGGTATTTAGGAGTGAAGTAATAACTTCATTTATAACTTGCTCCAAATGATTGAGCAAAATccaaaaaacatacacacacacaagtgaaTACAGCAAAGTGTCAATTGCTGAATCTAGGTGGTTGATTACATGACTATTCACTGTGCAATTCAGTGTTTAAAACTTTTCATAAGaagttaggaagaaaaaaatatgttcttttacTTCGAGCAAGCCaggcctctcatgaataaaacagaGCTCAAAAGGTCCTAGTTGCCAACAGCCTCAGTGGTTAGGTGAGGGCCTGCCCCACAGCCACAGTCTAGCCCTCTAGGAGGTAGGCAAACAGAATGGCCTGCCCTACAGAGAGGTAGCAGTTGTGGAGTGACCTGGTCCCCGTGTCTGCCCCAAGGAGACCTTGGTGTGTCCTTGACCGACCAATGCCTGGCCCTGTACTTGGGCCCTCTTACCTGCATCCCACTCTAGCAGACTGGGGTcctcccagctgctcccagcTGCTGTGCGAATGCAGCGTTTCAATTTCTCtggctttcctttcttcttgtccTCACCCAAGGGCTCTGGGACCTGCAGAGGAAGGGGATGGGGTGCAAA from Canis aureus isolate CA01 chromosome 1, VMU_Caureus_v.1.0, whole genome shotgun sequence encodes the following:
- the ETV2 gene encoding ETS translocation variant 2 isoform X1, with the translated sequence MDLWNWDEASPQEVPPGNRLSGLDGAELGFYFPELVLPGDALTAEPGWKGGCGPGLQGAEEGLPPPDWGSALPHPEAPWGAEPAPQALPWSWSWSGDWTDLACTGSDPWSRVSQALGPAPCAAAAGPAGATGAVGAAGAAGQNCATSAEGTHPWSCAQAAAGSTNWDCSIGLDGPTYWGKELPGGPSSDSTISWGGPAGSDCTTSWGSGLQADCTTSSKGYQTSDLPTSSEPSQQSDRVTLACYPKSNHRGPIQLWQFLLELLRDGQRSNCIRWTGNSREFQLCDPREVARLWGERKRKPGMNYEKLSRGLRYYYRRDIVRKSGGRKYTYRFGGRVPGLACPDCAGRGPGGATQ
- the ETV2 gene encoding ETS translocation variant 2 isoform X2, yielding MDLWNWDEASPQEVPPGNRLSGLDGAELGFYFPELVLPGDALTAEPGWKGGCGPGLQGAEEEPAPQALPWSWSWSGDWTDLACTGSDPWSRVSQALGPAPCAAAAGPAGATGAVGAAGAAGQNCATSAEGTHPWSCAQAAAGSTNWDCSIGLDGPTYWGKELPGGPSSDSTISWGGPAGSDCTTSWGSGLQADCTTSSKGYQTSDLPTSSEPSQQSDRVTLACYPKSNHRGPIQLWQFLLELLRDGQRSNCIRWTGNSREFQLCDPREVARLWGERKRKPGMNYEKLSRGLRYYYRRDIVRKSGGRKYTYRFGGRVPGLACPDCAGRGPGGATQ